Proteins co-encoded in one Hemibagrus wyckioides isolate EC202008001 linkage group LG26, SWU_Hwy_1.0, whole genome shotgun sequence genomic window:
- the LOC131347201 gene encoding uncharacterized protein LOC131347201 isoform X2, which translates to MDSTCLKIAALGRPLYPGMLYDCRSDSFIPEANKNEKKIKFIIASISDPSNPGISIRLYQIGSLTDPKFQPVSKPPKPVVETSDGKVTLKLSKSPTGETVHFRVEYKIKPSTDSSTNVEEWTVIDTSDTQNTFTLTGLKPTAQHWVRYRAVSNVGVSEASDSVPFTISGKLIVTVDPWNYSVPILINELRTKIKNSPSDGPNPVCNPNKPYLGSIPGGLRPGMALFFKGDVPKDFNRFAINLQTGSEYLHDIAFHFNPRVDYVALNSCRNGAWEQEEGAPGVKFIGGGTFDVIMVIKPECYEVIKDGVEFCTFKHRRPLNNVTAISIYGQVLMNTIVITEVDDVNLNVSITSPANF; encoded by the exons ATGGATTCCACATGTTTGAAAATAGCTGCCCTGGGAAGACCCCTGTATCCTGGCATGTTGTATGATTGCCGGAGCGACTCCTTTATTCCAG AGGCcaataaaaatgagaagaaaatcaAATTCATCATTGCCTCAATATCTGACCCCAGCAATCCAGGAATCTCCATCCGACTTTATCAGATTGGCAGTCTAACAGATCCTAAGTTCCAGCCTGTATCCAAACCTCCCAAACCTGTGGTGGAGACCAGTGATGGGAAAGTCACCCTGAAGCTTTCAAAATCCCCAACTGGAGAGACAGTACACTTCAGAGTTGAATACAAGATAAAACCTTCAACTGATTCATCAACTAATGTTGAGGAATGGACAGTCATAGACACttcagatacacagaacacctTCACACTGACTGGACTAAAGCCAACAGCACAACACTGGGTCCGATACAGAGCTGTTAGTAATGTGGGAGTGAGTGAAGCCAGCGACTCTGTCCCCTTCACCATCAGTGGGAAGCTCATTGTGACAGTGGACCCATGG AACTACTCTGTACCCATCCTCATTAATGAACTAAGGACTAAAATAAAGAACAGTCCT TCTGATGGGCCAAATCCAGTCTGCAACCCT AACAAACCATATTTGGGATCGATCCCTGGAGGCTTGAGACCTGGTATGGCTTTGTTCTTCAAAGGGGATGTTCCAAAAGATTTTAATCg CTTTGCAATAAATTTGCAGACCGGGTCAGAATACCTTCATGACATTGCTTTCCACTTCAACCCCCGTGTGGACTATGTGGCCCTTAACAGCTGCAGGAATGGGGCATGGGAGCAGGAAGAGGGGGCACCAGGAGTTAAATTTATCGGTGGAGGAACTTTTGATGTCATCATGGTTATTAAGCCAGAATGCTATGAG GTGATTAAGGATGGCGTGGAATTCTGCACATTTAAGCACCGTAGACCGTTGAACAATGTGACTGCAATTTCCATTTATGGACAGGTCCTCATGAACACCATTGTCATCACTGAA gtgGATGATGTTAATCTGAATGTCAGCATCACCAGTCCTGCCAACTTTTGA
- the LOC131347201 gene encoding cytolytic toxin-alpha-like isoform X1, with amino-acid sequence MDSTCLKIAALGRPLYPGMLYDCRSDSFIPGVALWDKNALYDNLDVHKEPKTHLKFAASDSLSEKANLLDINASLKVSFLSGLVEVDGSAKYLQDTKSSEHQSRVTMQYSQTTKFEQLTMNELGNITYPQVFKQKTATHVVTAVQYGAHIFMVFDYTSAENKSKQEIEGNLHAVVKKIPTFSIDGEAYAKMTEDEQKMAENINVIFYGDIELEANPTSYKEAVEIYKKVPALMKQQDNGVPLTVWLYPLNLLDDKAAKIVREIGSSQVNETETLLEDLGETERICNDLFKRQTTDDFPDLKDRLLKFQEFHRNYKFSFQKALCRVLPAIRCKKDETEEKALGDILNIHYTSPFSASNTKKWLDDITSEINILSSYTRELKHLTVVKSSGSLNSICLDPDVDVVVCLSFTSLNYEDSYLTALENFKKSEVFTMLRQTKRSLIQQAAQPWFTSPDISARMRQNLSLFTTFSEANKNEKKIKFIIASISDPSNPGISIRLYQIGSLTDPKFQPVSKPPKPVVETSDGKVTLKLSKSPTGETVHFRVEYKIKPSTDSSTNVEEWTVIDTSDTQNTFTLTGLKPTAQHWVRYRAVSNVGVSEASDSVPFTISGKLIVTVDPWNYSVPILINELRTKIKNSPSDGPNPVCNPNKPYLGSIPGGLRPGMALFFKGDVPKDFNRFAINLQTGSEYLHDIAFHFNPRVDYVALNSCRNGAWEQEEGAPGVKFIGGGTFDVIMVIKPECYEVIKDGVEFCTFKHRRPLNNVTAISIYGQVLMNTIVITEVDDVNLNVSITSPANF; translated from the exons ATGGATTCCACATGTTTGAAAATAGCTGCCCTGGGAAGACCCCTGTATCCTGGCATGTTGTATGATTGCCGGAGCGACTCCTTTATTCCAG GTGTAGCATTATGGGATAAGAATGCATTGTATGATAATCTCGATGTTCATAAGGAGCCTAAAACACATCTGAAATTTGCTGCCTCTGACAGTCTCAGTGAAAAGGCAAACCTCCTAGATATAAATGCTTCCCTTAAAGTCAGTTTCCTAAGTGGATTGGTGGAGGTTGACGGATCAGCCAAGTACCTGCAGGATACCAAATCCTCAGAACATCAGTCCAGAGTTACCATGCAGTACAGCCAGACAACAAAATTTGAACAGCTCACTATGAATGAGCTTGGCAATATCACCTATCCACAAGTATTTAAGCAGAAAACAGCCACGCATGTAGTTACAGCTGTACAGTATGGAGCACACATTTTCATGGTGTTTGATTATACAAGTGCAGAAAATAAGAGCAAACAGGAAATTGAAGGAAACCTTCATGCAGTGGTCAAAAAGATCCCTACATTTTCCATAGATGGGGAAGCATATGCAAAGATGACAGAAGATGAACAAAAAATGGCTGaaaatattaatgtaatattttatggtGACATTGAACTTGAAGCAAACCCAACTTCATACAAAGAAGCTGTAGAAATATACAAGAAGGTACCTGCTCTGATGAAACAACAAGATAATGGTGTGCCTCTGACTGTGTGGCTGTATCCTCTCAATCTTTTGGATGATAAGGCTGCAAAGATTGTGAGAGAAATAGGTTCAAGCCAGGTGAATGAAACAGAAACCTTGCTGGAGGACCTAGGTGAAACAGAGAGAATATGCAATGATTTATTCAAAAGACAAACAACAGATGATTTTCCTGACCTAAAAGACAGGTTGCTAAAGTTTCAGGAATTTCACAGAAATTATAAATTTTCGTTCCAGAAGGCATTGTGCCGAGTGCTGCCAGCTATTCGCTGTAAGAAAGATGAAACTGAGGAGAAAGCACTGGGGGACATCCTGAACATCCATTACACGTCACCCTTCAGTGCAAGCAACACAAAAAAATGGTTAGATGACATTACATCTGAAATAAATATACTGAGCTCCTATACTAGAGAGTTGAAGCACCTCACAGTTGTGAAATCATCAGGATCACTCAATTCCATCTGCCTTGATCCTGATGTTGATGTGGTGGTATGTTTGTCATTTACATCTCTAAATTATGAAGACTCTTACCTAACAGCTCTAGAAAACTTTAAGAAATCTGAAGTATTTACAATGTTGAGGCAAACAAAGAGAAGTTTAATTCAACAAGCAGCACAGCCTTGGTTCACTTCTCCTGATATTTCTGCAAGGATGAGGCagaatctttctctctttacgACTTTTTCAGAGGCcaataaaaatgagaagaaaatcaAATTCATCATTGCCTCAATATCTGACCCCAGCAATCCAGGAATCTCCATCCGACTTTATCAGATTGGCAGTCTAACAGATCCTAAGTTCCAGCCTGTATCCAAACCTCCCAAACCTGTGGTGGAGACCAGTGATGGGAAAGTCACCCTGAAGCTTTCAAAATCCCCAACTGGAGAGACAGTACACTTCAGAGTTGAATACAAGATAAAACCTTCAACTGATTCATCAACTAATGTTGAGGAATGGACAGTCATAGACACttcagatacacagaacacctTCACACTGACTGGACTAAAGCCAACAGCACAACACTGGGTCCGATACAGAGCTGTTAGTAATGTGGGAGTGAGTGAAGCCAGCGACTCTGTCCCCTTCACCATCAGTGGGAAGCTCATTGTGACAGTGGACCCATGG AACTACTCTGTACCCATCCTCATTAATGAACTAAGGACTAAAATAAAGAACAGTCCT TCTGATGGGCCAAATCCAGTCTGCAACCCT AACAAACCATATTTGGGATCGATCCCTGGAGGCTTGAGACCTGGTATGGCTTTGTTCTTCAAAGGGGATGTTCCAAAAGATTTTAATCg CTTTGCAATAAATTTGCAGACCGGGTCAGAATACCTTCATGACATTGCTTTCCACTTCAACCCCCGTGTGGACTATGTGGCCCTTAACAGCTGCAGGAATGGGGCATGGGAGCAGGAAGAGGGGGCACCAGGAGTTAAATTTATCGGTGGAGGAACTTTTGATGTCATCATGGTTATTAAGCCAGAATGCTATGAG GTGATTAAGGATGGCGTGGAATTCTGCACATTTAAGCACCGTAGACCGTTGAACAATGTGACTGCAATTTCCATTTATGGACAGGTCCTCATGAACACCATTGTCATCACTGAA gtgGATGATGTTAATCTGAATGTCAGCATCACCAGTCCTGCCAACTTTTGA